A genomic window from Candidatus Binataceae bacterium includes:
- the lepB gene encoding signal peptidase I gives MAQPVRELKSTEPPRASTGSASPRQKSAAREYAEALAIALVLAIFIRTFFIQAYKIPSGSMEPTLLIGDHILVNKMIYGVRMPDSILGLEIPGLPYGQYLVHFEAIHRSDVVVFVFPPDRTKDFIKRVIGLPGDTIQVKNGHVWLNGQRMDDPHGHFEVADGDRSPISPRDNFGPVQVPSGKIFVMGDNRDRSYDSRFWGFVDKNDVEGKALIIYWSWDSDHEGLLPVRWSRFGMIVH, from the coding sequence GTGGCACAACCAGTGCGAGAGCTGAAGTCGACGGAACCGCCGCGCGCGAGTACCGGTTCCGCGTCCCCACGACAGAAATCGGCGGCGCGCGAATATGCCGAAGCGCTCGCAATAGCCCTGGTACTTGCGATCTTTATTCGCACGTTTTTTATCCAGGCGTACAAAATTCCCTCAGGCTCCATGGAGCCGACCCTGCTCATCGGCGACCATATTCTGGTCAACAAGATGATCTATGGGGTCCGCATGCCGGACTCTATTTTAGGCCTGGAAATCCCGGGACTGCCGTACGGACAGTACCTGGTGCATTTCGAGGCGATCCATCGTAGCGACGTGGTGGTGTTCGTTTTTCCTCCCGACCGCACCAAGGATTTCATAAAACGCGTCATTGGGCTGCCGGGCGACACCATCCAGGTGAAGAACGGACACGTATGGCTCAACGGTCAGAGGATGGATGATCCCCATGGGCATTTCGAGGTTGCCGACGGGGACCGCTCGCCCATCTCACCGCGCGACAACTTCGGTCCGGTTCAGGTGCCCTCTGGAAAAATCTTTGTGATGGGGGATAATCGCGACCGCAGTTACGATAGCCGGTTCTGGGGGTTTGTCGATAAAAACGACGTTGAGGGTAAGGCGCTGATAATTTACTGGTCGTGGGACAGCGATCACGAGGGCTTGCTGCCGGTGCGCTGGTCACGCTTCGGGATGATCGTTCATTGA
- the pyrR gene encoding bifunctional pyr operon transcriptional regulator/uracil phosphoribosyltransferase PyrR has translation MSTKPQIALDATAVARSIKRIAHEIGERHGGAQNLALIGIVRRGARLAERLAAELDANGAGSIAVGTLDISSYRDDGKGSPGDPRLLGRDIPFSLDRKRVVLVDDVLYTGRTVRAALDALADLGRAESIQLAVLVDRGEHELPIRADYVGKNIRAPEGQRVYVRLAEVDGADAVVIGNGK, from the coding sequence ATGAGCACCAAGCCGCAAATCGCCCTCGACGCTACCGCGGTCGCGCGTTCCATCAAGCGGATCGCGCATGAAATCGGGGAGCGCCACGGCGGCGCCCAAAACCTCGCACTCATCGGCATCGTGCGGCGTGGCGCCCGCTTGGCCGAGCGGCTCGCGGCCGAACTCGACGCGAACGGCGCGGGTAGCATCGCGGTCGGCACACTTGACATCTCTTCGTATCGCGACGACGGCAAAGGCAGCCCTGGAGATCCTCGGCTGCTCGGTCGCGATATTCCTTTTTCACTGGACCGGAAGCGGGTCGTGCTGGTCGACGATGTTCTCTACACAGGGCGCACCGTGCGCGCTGCCCTTGACGCGCTCGCTGACCTGGGGCGCGCAGAGTCGATTCAACTGGCCGTATTGGTGGACCGCGGTGAGCACGAGCTGCCCATTCGCGCGGACTACGTGGGCAAAAATATCAGGGCGCCGGAAGGCCAGCGCGTATACGTACGCCTGGCCGAGGTGGATGGTGCCGATGCAGTCGTGATCGGAAACGGAAAGTGA
- a CDS encoding aspartate carbamoyltransferase catalytic subunit: MTRLDKTDLVSIDDLTLPEIERVFTLADEFAEALARGTSLALANGLIMATLFYEPSTRTRLSFESAMHRLGGAVISSADMRASSAVKGESLADTVRIVSAYADLIVLRHPQDGAARVAAEYAPCPVLNAGDGSREHPTQTLCDLFVLRRKKKKLKGLTVALCGDLKFGRTVHSLIYALARFGANIVAVPTSGMDVPAYVLERLAAERNYSFSTVTMDELKSLAGGLDALYLTPSAPHQMALFTGDLALHKAPAGEAPASLDAFYVTRLQKERMAGKEIKPGDYVRFDARALKTQRTHEAVVMHPLPRTDELAYELDTDPRAVYFEQAAVGVPVRMALVAWLIEQKRDQRTDAKPAGQSIRFKAEPYPRCANSNCITRFEGPHLRPRFKLARNMDRQVLPLRCEYCERELNVEFVGHARSHRYYKYDENLYGYVRQWIEEPSLAVFETVKQAEEHGYEPYRRGPQREVMNSDEIALAVESLADQIAADVSDLTNVYLIGVVSHGAVLATRVRDVLEKKSGTRAPCAAVDVYRSQEAIQELDGGAPFGVEGRTIVIVDDVINSGWTVQRAMTMIWQYGRPAAVRLAVLIDRGHRAVPIRPNYVGKNIPTSASERVQVRLAPSGRNGKPKAPDRAMIYSMVEPVKTAEQVK, translated from the coding sequence ATGACCCGACTTGACAAAACCGACCTGGTATCGATCGACGATCTCACGCTGCCCGAGATCGAGCGGGTCTTCACGCTCGCGGACGAATTTGCCGAAGCGCTCGCGCGCGGCACGAGCCTCGCGCTCGCCAACGGTTTGATCATGGCGACGCTGTTCTACGAGCCATCGACGCGAACTCGCTTGAGCTTCGAATCGGCCATGCACCGGCTCGGCGGTGCGGTCATCAGCTCTGCCGATATGCGTGCGAGTTCCGCCGTCAAAGGGGAGAGTCTGGCCGACACGGTACGCATTGTAAGTGCCTACGCCGACCTCATCGTGCTGCGCCATCCACAGGACGGTGCCGCGCGGGTCGCGGCAGAGTATGCGCCGTGTCCGGTGCTCAACGCCGGAGACGGCAGTCGCGAGCATCCGACCCAAACCCTCTGCGATTTGTTTGTCCTGCGCCGCAAGAAGAAGAAGCTCAAAGGGCTCACGGTCGCGCTGTGCGGCGACCTGAAGTTCGGCCGCACCGTCCATTCCCTGATTTACGCGCTAGCCCGTTTCGGCGCGAACATCGTCGCGGTTCCGACCAGCGGGATGGACGTGCCGGCTTATGTCCTGGAGCGCCTGGCCGCGGAACGCAACTACAGCTTCTCCACGGTAACCATGGATGAGCTGAAATCGCTCGCCGGTGGACTCGACGCGCTGTATCTGACTCCCAGCGCTCCGCATCAGATGGCCCTTTTCACCGGCGACCTTGCACTCCACAAAGCGCCCGCGGGCGAGGCGCCGGCTTCGCTGGACGCCTTCTACGTTACCCGGCTGCAGAAGGAGCGGATGGCGGGTAAGGAAATCAAACCGGGCGATTACGTACGTTTCGATGCGCGGGCCCTCAAAACCCAGCGCACCCATGAGGCGGTGGTCATGCATCCACTGCCGCGTACCGATGAGCTCGCGTACGAACTCGACACCGACCCGCGTGCAGTTTACTTCGAGCAGGCTGCCGTCGGCGTACCGGTGCGGATGGCGCTGGTCGCGTGGCTCATTGAACAAAAACGTGACCAGCGCACCGACGCGAAACCGGCGGGCCAAAGTATTCGCTTCAAAGCCGAGCCGTATCCCCGCTGCGCCAATTCTAACTGCATCACTCGTTTCGAGGGTCCGCACCTGCGTCCGCGTTTCAAGCTGGCGCGCAACATGGACCGACAGGTGCTGCCGCTTCGCTGTGAATATTGCGAGCGGGAACTGAACGTCGAATTCGTCGGACATGCGCGCTCGCATCGCTACTACAAGTACGATGAGAATCTGTACGGCTATGTCCGACAATGGATCGAAGAACCATCTCTGGCGGTATTCGAAACCGTCAAGCAGGCCGAAGAACACGGCTACGAACCGTACCGGCGCGGACCGCAGCGCGAAGTCATGAATTCCGACGAGATTGCGCTCGCGGTCGAATCGCTGGCAGACCAGATAGCTGCCGACGTCAGTGACCTGACCAATGTCTATCTGATCGGAGTAGTGAGCCACGGTGCAGTCCTGGCAACCCGCGTGCGCGACGTGCTCGAAAAGAAGAGTGGAACTCGCGCCCCCTGTGCGGCGGTGGATGTTTACCGGTCTCAGGAAGCCATCCAGGAGTTGGATGGTGGAGCTCCTTTCGGGGTCGAAGGTCGCACCATCGTGATCGTCGATGACGTGATCAACAGCGGCTGGACCGTACAACGCGCCATGACCATGATCTGGCAGTACGGTCGGCCGGCCGCGGTGAGGTTAGCGGTGCTGATTGACCGGGGCCACCGCGCGGTGCCGATACGTCCGAACTACGTCGGCAAGAATATTCCTACCTCAGCGTCGGAACGCGTACAGGTTCGCCTCGCACCTTCGGGCCGCAACGGAAAACCCAAGGCGCCTGACCGCGCGATGATCTATTCGATGGTCGAGCCCGTTAAAACTGCAGA